A window of candidate division WOR-3 bacterium genomic DNA:
AAAGAAATTCCCGGTTGAGATCAGACAAACTCCGTACTAAAATCTACCGCTGTCATCAATATTTCAAAGAAAGGAGTGACTATGAGAAATAGAAAAATATTTTTGGTTTTGTTTCTCCTTGCAAATTGTTCGTCCTTGCTGTTTTCGCAGGGTCAGCTGATATGGGGCCCAGTCACCCCGGCTACGCAGGACACATGCGGATTATACGGGGTGTGTTACAACACGAACAATGACAGAATTTACTACCTCAACATCTACAGAAACCTGATATACATAGCGGGTTCTGACCAAGCTATGACTTCATATGGAACCATTCCAGCACCCAACGGAATGACCCATTTTACAGACATTACTTTCTGCGGCCACGACAACACTTTTTGGCTTGTCAACTGCAGCAACGATATGGCGTATCACATTGACACTTTAGGAAACATTCTCGGATCTTTTGCATGTCCGGCGACGACTTATGCTTCGGGAATAACTTACTTCGAAAACACGGGAACATTGTTTTTCGTGGACAGGATGGCAAATTCTCCCCACTACATTTACGAAACCGACACAATGGGAAACCTCCTCAACACGATGATCCACCCCGGGCAGGGCTACATGGGTCCGCGATGTCTTGGCTCGATACAAGCCGGATACAGTTCTCGTCTGATAAACGTATTTACGTATTTCAACAGCGTAAACGGCCTTGATTCATCTTCGGTTTTTTTGATGGATCCAGGATCCGGCTCTCTGGAATCACAATTCAGGTTCTCCTGCTCTGGCAACGACAACATAAGGGGTGTTGAGTTTGATCCGAGAGACGGCAGTCTTTGGATAACAAACTTCGCCGACGGCTGAGGGAGCTGTCCAGGAGCCTTTTTCAAGGTCTCCGGCTTCTCAGTTGGAGGAGTTGAAGAAAACCCGGAACCAATAGCAACCCAGGTGTTACAGCTTACAATTAGCCCTAATCCGTTCAGGGGGTCAACGGTCATATCGTATCAACTTCCGTCAGCATGTCACGTCAGCCTCATAATATTCGACGTCACCGGAAGAGAGGTCATCTCCATTAAGGATCAGCTTCAGAGCCCCGGCGATCATCAACTGATATGGAACGGCACTGACTCAAGGT
This region includes:
- a CDS encoding T9SS type A sorting domain-containing protein, with amino-acid sequence MLQLTISPNPFRGSTVISYQLPSACHVSLIIFDVTGREVISIKDQLQSPGDHQLIWNGTDSRLLPLRAGTYFYRFQMDENQTTGVIDLI